One Tolypothrix bouteillei VB521301 DNA window includes the following coding sequences:
- a CDS encoding glyoxalase-like domain protein, whose amino-acid sequence MIIIANVLQSLSIPHIIGSFLPSLPLDSIFSTQGIMVMLLAAYAGAMWMFLTSAPKVHTVMVSDLEIARQLYEGLLDLPAAEVPLHYYYNYEQTIGATGVDPLYLSSSPSLAGSRMTNASDGLWYQLKKNTQLHVITGASIGTKNQQRHVCFDRDCLEMILMRVETRGLKFKIRNQKPLNFLVKDYEGRIIEMAEVAN is encoded by the coding sequence ATGATTATAATTGCCAACGTGTTACAATCCCTGTCTATTCCTCACATCATCGGATCGTTTTTGCCCTCCCTACCCTTAGACAGCATATTTTCTACCCAGGGCATCATGGTGATGCTACTAGCCGCATATGCTGGTGCTATGTGGATGTTTCTGACCAGCGCCCCAAAAGTGCATACTGTGATGGTGTCCGATCTAGAAATAGCAAGGCAGTTGTACGAAGGGCTGCTCGATTTACCAGCAGCAGAAGTTCCCTTGCACTATTACTACAACTACGAGCAAACCATTGGTGCAACAGGAGTCGATCCGTTGTACCTGTCTAGCAGCCCTTCCCTAGCTGGTAGTAGAATGACCAACGCCAGTGACGGGCTTTGGTATCAGCTCAAGAAAAATACTCAGTTACATGTCATTACGGGAGCGAGTATAGGCACTAAAAATCAGCAACGCCATGTTTGCTTCGATCGCGACTGCTTGGAAATGATTTTAATGCGAGTCGAAACCCGTGGTTTGAAATTTAAAATTCGCAACCAAAAACCCCTCAACTTTTTAGTTAAAGATTACGAAGGGCGAATTATCGAGATGGCTGAAGTAGCAAATTGA
- a CDS encoding DUF2267 domain-containing protein, with the protein MPFLEKVRLRGNLEDIFDARDVTEVVYRVMRDLMTTEAADRVAEELHKPAEITEDKSLQMEIADLWKDTNPLVGFLSRVRPPWQGPGIFKIDSDRFLFRVANEGGLQANVDRELVVKAVFSATKDELSQERIQEIASWLPEHVRELWEKA; encoded by the coding sequence ATGCCTTTTTTGGAAAAGGTTAGGCTTAGAGGCAACCTTGAAGATATCTTTGATGCTAGAGACGTAACAGAAGTTGTTTATCGAGTCATGCGTGACTTGATGACAACAGAAGCTGCTGACCGAGTTGCAGAAGAACTACACAAACCAGCTGAAATCACTGAAGATAAATCTCTGCAAATGGAAATTGCAGATCTGTGGAAAGATACCAATCCCCTTGTAGGGTTCCTCAGTCGGGTTCGTCCACCTTGGCAAGGTCCTGGCATTTTCAAAATTGACTCCGATCGCTTTTTATTCAGAGTGGCAAATGAAGGGGGATTACAAGCTAATGTAGACCGCGAACTAGTTGTCAAAGCTGTCTTTTCTGCCACAAAAGACGAATTATCACAAGAAAGAATTCAGGAAATTGCCAGTTGGTTACCCGAGCATGTTCGCGAGCTTTGGGAAAAGGCTTAA
- a CDS encoding DUF2283 domain-containing protein gives MQGKLRFEYDSSGDVLYISKRPPYPEQEPAEIDYGVLARLNPTTGEIENLEILSFSQRLSQHPLVELPLIADFHFSATA, from the coding sequence ATGCAAGGGAAATTACGATTTGAATACGATAGTTCTGGCGACGTCTTGTACATTAGCAAGCGCCCTCCTTACCCAGAACAGGAACCAGCTGAAATTGATTATGGTGTACTTGCTCGTCTTAACCCTACGACTGGTGAGATTGAGAATTTAGAAATTCTCTCTTTCTCGCAAAGACTATCGCAGCATCCTCTTGTTGAACTGCCACTGATAGCAGATTTCCACTTTTCAGCAACTGCATAA
- a CDS encoding tetratricopeptide repeat protein yields MKRGYLLPGANYILLLVVLLYPFAASAGDITEQLHRPVDRSMVRETTARADELQRQGEQQYQQGSSDKAVQSWLKALELYHSIRDLKAQGLTYDALSRGYVKLGLYKEAEDAMRRRLAIARDLKDFQGQIFGLNNIGSLLLQKGENKAAFQTLIEAVEIATKLKNIEGQGLSLNSLGLATARLGEYNKAIKLYEKALTYRRQLNDVLGQANTLNNLGDAYSAANDYRGTIGAYGEALGLAKIASDRTNQLRAIDGLVIAHGSVGRYERALDLLEKRLTLAKELNSRREELRSFEVYAQLYEQMGDLPTARNFYERAVILARNLDENKLEVQLLDKMRQIQGKVAARSKKKR; encoded by the coding sequence ATGAAAAGAGGGTATTTATTGCCAGGAGCAAATTATATTTTGCTGTTGGTTGTTTTGCTATATCCATTTGCTGCAAGTGCGGGCGACATTACCGAACAACTGCACCGTCCTGTCGATCGCTCAATGGTCAGAGAAACAACAGCTCGAGCAGATGAGTTGCAGCGTCAGGGAGAACAACAGTACCAGCAAGGAAGTTCGGACAAAGCAGTTCAGTCGTGGTTAAAAGCACTAGAGCTTTATCACTCAATTAGAGACCTCAAAGCACAAGGTCTGACTTACGATGCTCTTAGCAGGGGTTACGTCAAATTGGGTCTTTATAAAGAAGCAGAAGATGCCATGCGCCGACGTTTGGCCATCGCCCGCGATCTAAAAGACTTCCAGGGTCAGATTTTTGGCTTAAATAACATTGGCAGTTTACTTCTACAGAAAGGAGAAAATAAAGCTGCTTTCCAAACCTTGATAGAAGCGGTAGAAATTGCCACTAAATTAAAGAACATTGAAGGTCAAGGGCTGTCATTAAACAGTTTGGGTTTGGCAACTGCAAGATTGGGAGAGTACAACAAAGCCATTAAACTCTACGAAAAAGCTTTGACTTACCGCCGTCAGCTCAATGATGTCCTCGGTCAAGCCAATACCCTAAATAATCTCGGTGATGCTTACTCAGCAGCCAATGATTACCGAGGGACAATTGGCGCTTACGGCGAAGCACTCGGGTTAGCTAAAATAGCAAGCGATCGCACCAATCAATTACGGGCGATCGACGGTTTGGTCATTGCCCATGGTAGTGTTGGACGTTACGAACGCGCCCTAGACTTACTAGAAAAGAGATTGACACTAGCAAAAGAATTAAACAGTCGGCGAGAAGAATTAAGATCCTTTGAGGTATACGCTCAGTTATACGAGCAAATGGGAGACCTTCCAACTGCTCGCAATTTTTATGAAAGAGCAGTTATTTTAGCAAGAAACCTTGATGAAAACAAATTAGAAGTGCAACTGCTAGATAAAATGAGACAGATTCAAGGTAAAGTCGCCGCTAGATCGAAAAAGAAAAGATAA
- a CDS encoding M48 family metallopeptidase, with amino-acid sequence MPTYTGISSEAFKHPLDREAEEALRSLPGFDFIARKFMEFFVERPQLIYLMGNTIQVGPRQYSTIYHMFRECVRDLDIYPEPTLFVEQNPSANSYALGQEHPYIVINTGILDLLSEAEIRAVLAHELGHIKCGHTILIQMAIWAMGAASVIGELTLGIGNLLSQGLIYAFYEWRRKAELSADRAALLVMDDLNPVMTSMMKVSGGSLKYANECSLQEFILQSEDYQALDADGLNQIYKFLIYNGGQGAFLSHPFAVERVHYLRQWLESEEYRQIKRGNYQRSAASGAVNVEAQAAQQAEADTLRRQIEELQREIDRMRRSDSSDR; translated from the coding sequence ATGCCAACTTATACAGGAATCTCTAGTGAAGCCTTTAAACACCCCCTGGACCGTGAAGCCGAGGAAGCCCTACGTAGTTTACCGGGGTTTGATTTTATCGCCCGGAAATTCATGGAATTTTTTGTTGAGCGCCCTCAGTTAATTTATCTAATGGGTAACACCATCCAAGTTGGGCCTCGTCAATATTCCACTATTTACCATATGTTTCGAGAATGCGTGCGGGATTTGGATATTTATCCAGAACCTACACTGTTTGTCGAACAAAATCCAAGCGCGAATAGCTATGCGCTGGGGCAAGAGCATCCTTATATAGTCATCAATACAGGGATCTTAGACTTGCTAAGCGAAGCCGAAATCAGGGCAGTGTTAGCCCATGAACTGGGGCATATTAAATGTGGTCATACTATTTTAATTCAAATGGCGATATGGGCGATGGGTGCTGCATCTGTCATTGGAGAATTAACTTTAGGCATAGGTAACTTGTTGAGTCAAGGGTTGATTTACGCCTTTTATGAATGGCGGCGTAAAGCCGAGTTATCAGCAGACCGAGCTGCTTTGTTAGTCATGGATGACTTGAACCCAGTGATGACTTCAATGATGAAAGTTTCTGGGGGCAGTCTTAAATATGCTAACGAATGCAGCTTACAAGAGTTTATTCTTCAGTCAGAGGATTATCAAGCACTTGACGCAGACGGATTAAATCAAATTTATAAATTTTTAATTTACAATGGGGGTCAAGGTGCATTTTTAAGTCATCCCTTCGCTGTCGAACGCGTGCATTATTTGCGACAGTGGTTAGAATCGGAAGAATATCGGCAAATTAAGAGGGGAAACTATCAACGTTCTGCTGCATCGGGTGCAGTCAACGTAGAAGCACAAGCCGCCCAACAAGCAGAGGCAGATACATTGCGTCGGCAAATTGAAGAATTGCAAAGAGAAATAGACAGAATGAGAAGATCTGATTCTAGCGATCGCTAA
- a CDS encoding sensor histidine kinase — MFQITRRRLALWYTAITAVLLLLFASGVYLYVRNTLIERMDDTLNHVVEVVERSLVIEPVNSDSGQFRVNIEASFRNNADTVEDDRIDLEWFSPTGELLWSTLSQPLNIPLHPNMTGETVKVIRNEDKENKVAISPLSPPSPSSTSPPLLLRQVTERVQIGRQVLGYLRVSHPWFEVTKPSRQLIFDLALGTGLMVISVAASGWFLSGKAMEPVRESYQRLKQFTADASHELRSPITLIQTNVQVALADLELAETEGVTPLYYKQQLKVVERLTQRLGKLVNDLLFLARQDSGISKEIFTSCPLDALLMEVVEEQQLLATEKNITLTLELIDPPASQTNHELIDNWFVMVGNWDQLIRLFTNLIGNALQYTLPSGQVNVTLARIEATNRVSGLRHSNGYLQIKVSDTGVGIPSEAIPRLFDRFYRVDPARTHKTGNTRSQSSTGSGLGLAIAQAIVQNHQGYIQVDSTQGVGTTIAVTFPITLES, encoded by the coding sequence ATGTTTCAAATTACCCGTCGCCGTCTTGCCCTTTGGTATACCGCCATCACAGCTGTACTTCTGCTGCTGTTTGCAAGTGGAGTGTATTTGTATGTCCGCAATACCTTAATTGAACGGATGGACGATACCCTAAATCATGTGGTGGAAGTTGTAGAGCGATCGCTTGTCATTGAACCAGTCAACTCAGACTCAGGTCAATTTCGCGTTAATATAGAAGCCAGTTTTCGGAACAACGCTGACACAGTAGAAGACGATCGCATTGACCTAGAGTGGTTTAGTCCTACAGGCGAACTGCTGTGGTCTACTTTATCGCAACCCCTAAATATTCCGCTACATCCAAATATGACAGGTGAAACTGTCAAAGTTATTAGAAATGAAGACAAGGAGAACAAGGTAGCCATTTCTCCCTTGTCTCCCCCCTCCCCCTCTTCCACTTCCCCACCCCTTCTCCTGCGACAAGTCACAGAGCGAGTACAAATAGGTCGGCAAGTTTTGGGATATTTGCGAGTGAGTCACCCCTGGTTTGAAGTCACCAAACCCAGCCGCCAGTTGATTTTTGACCTAGCACTGGGGACTGGATTAATGGTTATTTCTGTTGCAGCCAGTGGTTGGTTTCTTTCAGGTAAAGCTATGGAACCAGTGCGTGAGTCCTATCAACGTCTCAAACAGTTTACGGCTGATGCTTCTCACGAACTTAGAAGCCCAATTACCTTAATTCAAACTAACGTGCAAGTTGCTCTTGCCGATTTAGAGTTAGCAGAAACAGAAGGTGTAACTCCCCTTTACTACAAACAACAATTAAAGGTTGTAGAACGACTCACACAACGTCTGGGTAAGTTAGTGAATGACTTACTGTTCTTAGCAAGGCAAGATAGCGGTATCAGTAAAGAAATTTTTACCTCTTGTCCTCTTGATGCTTTGTTGATGGAAGTCGTTGAGGAACAACAACTGTTAGCTACAGAAAAAAATATCACTTTAACTTTAGAATTAATCGATCCACCCGCTTCACAAACAAATCATGAATTAATAGATAATTGGTTCGTCATGGTTGGAAATTGGGATCAATTAATACGGTTATTTACAAATTTAATTGGTAACGCCTTGCAGTATACTCTACCTAGCGGACAAGTGAATGTTACCCTAGCACGTATAGAAGCAACAAATCGTGTTTCTGGGCTGCGTCACAGTAATGGCTATCTGCAAATTAAAGTAAGCGATACAGGAGTTGGAATTCCTTCAGAAGCAATACCCCGCTTGTTTGACCGATTTTATCGAGTCGATCCGGCGCGTACCCACAAAACAGGAAACACGCGATCGCAAAGTTCAACAGGTTCTGGTTTGGGGCTAGCTATTGCTCAAGCAATTGTCCAAAACCATCAAGGTTACATTCAAGTGGACAGCACACAAGGTGTAGGTACCACGATCGCAGTTACTTTCCCCATAACTCTTGAAAGTTAG
- a CDS encoding molecular chaperone translates to MFKTPRCIALSLIGALALGIPIATAMEVGVSPPRFEIEFNNKTRTQSLNVTNLSSKPVEMKAYVRTWTTTEDNKFQEAQSTEQSLDRWIVFTPSRFTIPPRSSQTIRFEIRPKVKPSPGEHRAVLYLEEVPPGGEDSQAVVAIGRLGVVIYGYSGEIKRVGALNSVRVDTKPNGATAVFDISSTGNAHVRVKGQYAIWSAAKYPGAAATKALPDVENPQAKLPENVLNAGLLDFSAVLPGTRRQLLLPISKKLPPGKYVLDINGDLSGTRIDQGIPFTIPASSATQK, encoded by the coding sequence ATGTTTAAAACACCTAGATGTATAGCGCTAAGTTTAATTGGGGCATTAGCCTTAGGGATACCAATTGCTACTGCGATGGAAGTAGGCGTGAGCCCACCCCGGTTTGAAATAGAATTTAATAACAAAACACGTACTCAATCACTTAATGTGACAAACTTGTCTTCCAAGCCAGTGGAAATGAAAGCTTACGTTCGGACTTGGACGACTACAGAAGATAATAAATTTCAAGAAGCTCAATCTACAGAGCAATCTCTGGATCGGTGGATTGTTTTTACTCCCTCTAGATTTACAATCCCTCCCCGTAGTTCTCAGACTATACGCTTTGAAATTCGTCCTAAAGTCAAGCCTAGTCCTGGCGAACACCGTGCTGTGCTTTATTTAGAAGAAGTTCCGCCAGGAGGTGAAGACTCGCAGGCTGTAGTTGCCATTGGTCGTTTAGGTGTTGTGATCTACGGCTATTCGGGAGAAATCAAAAGAGTTGGTGCGTTAAACTCTGTGAGAGTGGACACTAAACCGAATGGCGCAACAGCAGTATTTGATATTTCCAGTACGGGAAATGCTCATGTGCGCGTAAAAGGTCAATATGCCATTTGGTCTGCAGCAAAATACCCTGGGGCTGCAGCAACAAAAGCCTTGCCTGATGTAGAAAATCCCCAAGCAAAACTTCCAGAGAATGTTTTAAATGCCGGATTATTGGATTTTTCTGCTGTGTTGCCTGGGACTCGCCGTCAGCTTCTATTACCTATAAGCAAAAAATTACCTCCAGGTAAATATGTTTTAGATATTAACGGTGATTTGAGTGGAACCCGCATCGATCAAGGTATTCCCTTTACGATTCCGGCTTCATCTGCTACTCAAAAATAA
- the iscB gene encoding RNA-guided endonuclease IscB, with protein sequence MITNSVFVLSKNGKILKPTTPARARILQAQGQAKKLKLFPFTLILDKEVDENVEPLLELRIDPGSKYSGFSLVDLNKNEVVWAMELEHRGLAIKMDLIKRASVRRSRRSRRLRYRQKRFDRKKPYGWLPPSLKHRLLTTQTWIKRLLKVAPIKSIAIESVKFDLQKIEAPNIEGIEYQQGTLFGYTLREALLEHWGRECVYCGLTDVPLQIEHINPRSKGGSERFSNFTLSCEKCNQKKGSKPVEQFLKNQPEILKKIKAHQKKSLSDAAAVNSTRKAIFEMAHQFELPVISGDGASTKMIRIQSQLPKAHWLDSACVGTDQIVKLRVCQPLLVTCTGHGTRQVQRVNAKGFPAIASIKKNPMTGKKEVKLVSKNQKYTHATAGDYVICTLSENRKHIKAGIYRARVKTPTPKGVEVLINGHRIGVNQKYFKLIHRSDGYEYSFTTIDPDLLRLKPI encoded by the coding sequence ATGATTACCAACTCTGTATTCGTTTTAAGCAAGAACGGTAAAATATTAAAACCAACAACGCCAGCTAGAGCTAGAATTCTTCAAGCACAGGGTCAAGCTAAGAAATTGAAGTTATTTCCATTTACTCTAATTCTAGATAAGGAGGTTGATGAAAATGTAGAACCATTATTAGAATTACGAATTGACCCAGGTTCTAAGTATAGCGGGTTTTCGTTAGTAGACTTAAATAAGAATGAAGTAGTCTGGGCAATGGAATTAGAGCATCGGGGATTAGCCATTAAAATGGATTTAATCAAAAGGGCCAGTGTTCGTCGTTCTAGAAGGTCAAGAAGACTTCGTTATCGTCAAAAGAGATTTGACCGCAAAAAGCCCTATGGTTGGTTACCACCATCTTTGAAACATCGTTTGTTAACTACCCAGACTTGGATTAAACGGTTGCTTAAGGTCGCTCCCATTAAATCAATTGCAATTGAATCTGTTAAATTTGACTTGCAAAAAATAGAAGCACCAAATATTGAGGGGATTGAATATCAGCAGGGTACGCTGTTTGGATATACGCTACGCGAAGCACTTCTAGAGCATTGGGGAAGAGAGTGTGTTTATTGTGGTCTGACGGATGTCCCCTTACAAATAGAACACATCAATCCGCGAAGTAAAGGTGGTAGCGAGCGCTTTTCAAATTTCACCTTATCGTGTGAAAAATGTAATCAGAAAAAAGGTAGTAAACCAGTAGAGCAATTTCTGAAAAATCAACCAGAAATATTGAAAAAAATTAAAGCACATCAGAAAAAATCATTGTCAGACGCCGCCGCAGTTAACTCAACTCGTAAAGCAATATTTGAAATGGCACACCAATTTGAGTTACCAGTTATCTCAGGTGATGGTGCGTCTACCAAGATGATTCGGATTCAAAGTCAATTGCCAAAGGCTCACTGGCTCGATAGTGCATGCGTGGGAACTGACCAAATTGTGAAATTGCGTGTATGCCAACCACTGCTTGTTACTTGTACTGGTCATGGGACAAGACAGGTTCAAAGAGTAAATGCTAAGGGCTTTCCTGCAATTGCTAGTATCAAAAAGAATCCCATGACTGGTAAAAAAGAAGTTAAGTTAGTGAGTAAAAATCAGAAATATACTCATGCGACAGCAGGTGATTATGTGATTTGCACTTTGTCAGAAAACCGTAAACATATTAAAGCGGGAATTTATCGTGCTAGAGTTAAAACTCCAACTCCTAAAGGAGTAGAAGTGCTAATTAACGGTCATCGGATCGGAGTCAATCAAAAATACTTCAAGCTGATTCATCGCTCCGATGGTTATGAATACAGTTTTACTACGATTGACCCTGATTTACTACGTTTAAAGCCTATCTAA
- the lysS gene encoding lysine--tRNA ligase: MSEEDIRATRLEKVEQLRQLGMNPYAYHGELTHHAAELQEKFADLPSGEEIDVEVAVAGRIMARRVFGKLAFFTLQDETGTIQLYLEKKRIEEGMAEVAGAFDNLKQLTDVGDILGAKGTIKRTEKGELSVYVKKYTILTKSLLPLPDKWHGLTDVAKRYRQRYVDLIVNPEVRQTFRRRALITSGIRRYLEQRDFIEIETPVLQSEAGGADARPFITYHNTLEIELYLRIATELHLKRLIVGGFEKVFELGRIFRNEGVSTRHNPEFTTIEIYQAYADYNDMMALTEDIVTTVTKEVLGTLEISYQGTPVNLTPPWRRATMHDLVKEYTGLDFNSFGTLEEAKEASKNAGLEGIEDCSSIGKLLNEAFEQKVEENLIQPTFVIDYPVEISPLAKPHRSKPGIVERFELFIVGRETANSFSELTDPIDQRQRLEAQAARKAAGDLEAHGVDEDFLTALEYGMPPTGGLGIGIDRLVMVLTDCASIRDAIAFPLLKPSSSVIKGFDYNSATQTLTIEFSSGSVYEYYKVPPEVKEALENAPSDGKYFNESIKGKFKHEQLS, translated from the coding sequence ATGTCGGAAGAAGATATTCGTGCCACGCGACTGGAGAAAGTAGAACAACTGAGACAGCTAGGCATGAATCCCTATGCCTATCATGGGGAATTAACTCATCATGCTGCTGAACTACAGGAGAAATTTGCCGATCTGCCTAGCGGTGAAGAAATTGACGTTGAAGTTGCTGTAGCGGGACGCATTATGGCGCGTCGTGTTTTTGGCAAACTGGCTTTCTTTACCTTGCAAGATGAAACCGGCACAATTCAGCTTTACTTGGAGAAAAAGCGCATAGAGGAAGGCATGGCAGAGGTTGCTGGTGCTTTCGATAATTTGAAGCAACTCACAGATGTCGGTGATATTCTGGGAGCGAAGGGAACAATCAAACGAACTGAAAAGGGCGAGTTATCTGTATACGTAAAAAAATACACTATTCTTACTAAATCCCTTCTCCCCTTACCTGATAAATGGCATGGGTTGACGGATGTTGCCAAACGCTACCGTCAGCGTTATGTCGATTTGATTGTTAATCCTGAAGTTCGCCAAACATTTCGCCGCCGTGCTCTGATTACATCTGGTATTCGTCGCTACTTAGAACAGCGTGATTTTATTGAAATTGAAACTCCCGTTTTGCAATCGGAAGCAGGGGGTGCAGATGCGCGTCCGTTCATCACTTACCACAACACTTTAGAGATAGAACTGTACCTGCGAATTGCTACGGAACTCCATCTCAAGCGTTTGATTGTTGGCGGTTTTGAAAAAGTCTTTGAACTGGGCCGGATTTTTCGCAATGAAGGAGTTTCTACCCGTCACAATCCTGAATTTACCACGATTGAAATTTACCAAGCGTATGCCGATTACAACGACATGATGGCATTAACGGAAGATATTGTGACTACCGTTACTAAAGAAGTGCTCGGCACGCTCGAAATTAGCTACCAAGGTACACCAGTGAATCTGACTCCACCTTGGCGGCGTGCGACTATGCATGACTTGGTGAAGGAATATACGGGATTGGATTTTAACTCGTTCGGGACTTTGGAAGAGGCAAAAGAAGCAAGCAAGAATGCTGGTCTTGAAGGTATAGAAGATTGCTCCTCAATAGGTAAGCTTTTGAATGAAGCCTTTGAGCAAAAGGTAGAGGAAAACTTAATTCAGCCGACTTTTGTTATCGATTATCCTGTGGAAATTTCGCCACTGGCAAAACCCCATCGTTCCAAGCCCGGTATTGTAGAACGTTTTGAGTTATTCATCGTCGGAAGGGAAACTGCCAATAGTTTCTCCGAGTTGACCGATCCTATCGACCAAAGACAGCGTTTGGAAGCTCAAGCAGCACGCAAAGCGGCTGGCGATCTCGAAGCGCATGGGGTTGATGAAGATTTCTTGACGGCGCTGGAATACGGTATGCCCCCTACAGGTGGTTTGGGAATTGGAATTGACCGCTTGGTGATGGTGTTAACAGACTGTGCTAGCATTCGGGATGCGATCGCATTTCCATTGCTAAAACCTTCTAGTAGCGTTATTAAGGGATTTGACTACAACTCAGCAACTCAAACACTGACAATTGAATTCAGTAGTGGTAGCGTTTATGAATATTACAAAGTGCCTCCTGAAGTCAAGGAAGCTTTAGAGAACGCTCCTTCCGATGGCAAATACTTTAACGAGTCTATTAAAGGAAAGTTTAAGCACGAACAGTTGAGTTAA
- a CDS encoding helicase, which produces MIEAEVHLSLHNFLRSQAGFPSWPHHLTMARLVARALRLGRSALIQVGAVSGYQGRYRTSFVASALMWPGAVIIVATQSVQQRLLRVEIPRLQQWLQVNKPIRTGDSWPGHDFQGLLLISPEAWLKGQLISDNSFPAGIPTIIDGVDDLEDWARQQMSVSLEAHDWDELMLAYPSQADTIRASRVQLTHELFQHPTNPYECYLLTLAEEEVLSRLFGALDITKTPNAWQNFWHQFKERHENLPLPLSPSPPLPPSPPLLWATIARRPGLFSLHCAPIQLGKRLETIWQRQPVVLVGTALEPETEAPLFRTRLGLGDLTCLKFSSDSQTEAIQLYVPYQFPLPNTPEFQTAFIHKVRTLVCLGATAPGLTVVIVGDVPLKAQVGAILAAEFGSRVQVEKTCLDEKGILVTGWEFWREHQKVLPAPQLLVISTLPLPSLEHPLVAGRVSYYKRSHQDWFRLYLLPTALNELQRAIAPVRESKGVVALLDTRVILRSYGAQVLAALSPLARINYLDPSLFSPTQEEDSA; this is translated from the coding sequence GTGATTGAGGCAGAAGTTCATTTATCACTACATAACTTCCTGCGATCGCAGGCGGGGTTCCCTTCGTGGCCTCATCATTTGACGATGGCACGGTTGGTAGCACGCGCCTTGCGTCTCGGACGGAGTGCTCTTATTCAAGTGGGGGCAGTGAGTGGCTATCAAGGGCGATATCGCACGAGTTTTGTTGCTTCGGCTTTGATGTGGCCCGGTGCGGTAATTATTGTTGCCACCCAATCCGTACAGCAACGCTTGTTGCGGGTGGAAATACCCCGATTGCAGCAGTGGTTGCAAGTCAACAAGCCAATCAGAACGGGGGACTCTTGGCCCGGTCACGACTTCCAAGGGCTACTCCTAATTTCACCCGAGGCTTGGTTAAAAGGGCAACTCATCTCAGATAATAGTTTTCCTGCTGGCATTCCCACAATTATTGATGGGGTAGATGATTTAGAAGATTGGGCGCGTCAACAAATGTCAGTCAGTTTGGAAGCACATGACTGGGATGAACTCATGCTTGCTTACCCAAGCCAAGCAGACACAATTCGTGCTTCTCGGGTACAACTTACCCACGAACTATTTCAACATCCAACCAACCCTTACGAGTGTTATCTCCTAACCTTAGCTGAAGAAGAAGTTTTAAGTCGGTTGTTTGGAGCGTTGGATATAACAAAGACACCAAATGCTTGGCAAAATTTCTGGCATCAATTTAAAGAACGTCACGAAAATCTCCCTCTTCCCCTCTCCCCCTCTCCCCCTCTCCCTCCCTCCCCTCCCCTCCTTTGGGCAACTATTGCTCGCCGTCCGGGTTTGTTTTCTTTACACTGCGCCCCCATTCAATTAGGCAAGAGACTGGAGACCATTTGGCAACGCCAACCTGTTGTACTCGTTGGGACTGCCTTAGAACCAGAAACGGAAGCGCCTTTATTCCGGACTCGGTTGGGTTTGGGCGATCTGACGTGTTTGAAGTTTTCATCGGATAGCCAAACAGAAGCCATTCAATTGTACGTACCTTACCAGTTCCCCTTACCTAACACGCCAGAATTTCAGACAGCATTTATTCATAAAGTACGAACTTTAGTGTGTCTGGGCGCTACAGCTCCCGGTTTGACGGTTGTTATTGTGGGAGATGTACCACTAAAAGCTCAAGTGGGTGCTATTCTCGCAGCTGAGTTCGGTTCGCGAGTGCAGGTAGAAAAAACTTGTTTGGATGAGAAAGGTATTTTGGTGACGGGCTGGGAATTTTGGCGCGAACATCAAAAAGTTTTGCCAGCCCCCCAACTCCTGGTTATTTCCACTTTGCCCCTGCCATCCCTAGAACATCCTTTAGTGGCAGGAAGAGTCTCATACTACAAGCGATCGCATCAGGATTGGTTCCGTCTGTACTTGTTACCAACGGCGTTGAATGAATTGCAACGGGCTATTGCCCCCGTGCGAGAAAGCAAAGGTGTTGTTGCCCTGCTAGATACTCGTGTCATTCTCAGAAGTTACGGCGCTCAAGTTCTGGCAGCCCTTAGCCCTTTGGCACGGATCAATTATCTCGACCCCAGCCTGTTCTCCCCCACCCAAGAAGAAGACTCGGCTTGA
- a CDS encoding type II toxin-antitoxin system RelE/ParE family toxin yields MVKPSCTLEDSISEDDLYELRMTKSEHNPRFILTTATPQCFVVLHAFMKKYDGAIREKEKFAKRINS; encoded by the coding sequence ATGGTCAAGCCATCATGTACCTTAGAGGACTCAATTAGTGAGGATGACTTGTATGAGTTACGCATGACGAAGAGCGAGCATAACCCTCGATTTATCTTGACAACCGCTACTCCTCAGTGTTTCGTAGTTCTCCACGCTTTTATGAAGAAATATGACGGTGCTATTCGGGAGAAGGAGAAGTTCGCAAAACGGATTAATTCGTAG